Proteins from a genomic interval of Pseudomonas versuta:
- a CDS encoding putative quinol monooxygenase — MPQPNAVSHMTLVRARAGCSAQVQACLDQLVEPTRKTAGCLHFAMQHCDSDPLLWHVAGYWQDEPSMQAYFNSAAMDIYSLLVHQQVVESIDFKTFSDAGGLSR, encoded by the coding sequence ATGCCCCAGCCCAATGCCGTCAGTCATATGACCTTGGTTCGCGCTCGCGCCGGGTGCTCGGCCCAAGTGCAAGCCTGTCTCGACCAACTGGTCGAGCCCACCCGCAAAACCGCAGGTTGCCTGCACTTCGCCATGCAGCATTGCGACAGTGATCCGCTGTTATGGCATGTCGCAGGCTATTGGCAGGATGAGCCCTCGATGCAGGCCTATTTCAACTCAGCAGCGATGGACATCTACAGCTTGCTGGTACACCAGCAGGTGGTGGAAAGCATCGATTTCAAAACCTTCAGCGATGCTGGCGGGTTGAGCAGGTAG
- a CDS encoding response regulator: protein MKLLVVEDEALLRHHLQTRLTENGHVVEAVANAEEALYQTGQFNHDLAMIDLGLPGLGGLELIRELRKRGKTFPILILTARGNWQDKVEGLAAGADDYVVKPFQFEELEARLNALLRRSSGFTQSTIVAGELVLDINRKQAVLEGEPLALTAYEYRILEYLMRHHQQVVAKDRLMEQLYPDDEERDPNVIEVLVGRLRRKLEGANGFKPIDTVRGLGYLFTERCR from the coding sequence ATGAAATTGCTGGTGGTTGAAGATGAGGCGTTGTTGCGCCATCACTTGCAAACCCGTCTGACCGAAAATGGCCATGTGGTCGAGGCAGTGGCCAATGCCGAAGAGGCGTTGTACCAGACCGGGCAGTTCAATCATGATTTGGCGATGATTGACCTTGGATTGCCGGGTCTGGGCGGTCTTGAGCTGATTCGCGAGCTGCGCAAGCGGGGCAAGACTTTCCCGATCCTGATTCTCACTGCACGTGGCAACTGGCAAGACAAGGTTGAAGGGCTGGCTGCCGGCGCTGACGATTACGTAGTCAAGCCGTTCCAGTTCGAAGAGCTGGAAGCACGTCTGAATGCGTTGCTGCGTCGTTCCAGTGGTTTTACCCAGTCAACCATTGTCGCTGGCGAACTGGTGTTGGACATCAATCGCAAGCAAGCAGTGCTGGAGGGCGAACCCCTTGCGCTGACTGCCTATGAGTACCGGATACTGGAATACCTGATGCGCCATCACCAGCAGGTGGTGGCCAAGGACCGATTGATGGAACAGCTGTACCCGGATGACGAGGAGCGTGATCCGAATGTGATCGAGGTGCTGGTCGGGCGCCTGCGACGCAAGCTTGAGGGGGCAAACGGCTTTAAGCCAATCGATACGGTGCGCGGTTTGGGGTACCTGTTTACTGAGCGCTGTCGTTGA
- a CDS encoding ATP-binding protein, with amino-acid sequence MIRSLRVRLMLAATLLAVLFMLALLPAMQGAFSLALKDAIEQRLASDVSTLISAARVEKNHLKMPALLPDEELNLPDSRMLGYIYDREGHLVWRSRATQEESINYKPRYDGRGNEFASIREDNGEEFFVYDVEVKLLGGKSAAFSFVALQPMREYNLTLAGLQENLYMGFGAALGVLLALLWIGLTWGLRALRRLSQELDQIETGERDSLSEQHPRELLRLTGSLNRLLQSEREQRTRYRDSLDDLAHSLKTPLAVLQGVSESMAQRPEDREQAWVLQNQIERMNQQISYQLQRASLRKSGLVRHQVELLPVVESLCNTLDKVYRDKQVKVSCDIPPLSHVPIEQNALLELLGNLLENAYRLCLGQVRISLHRNAHGVEVCVEDDGPGVPPDQRARILRRGERLDRQHPGQGIGLAVVKDIIESYDAILTLDDSSLGGAAFRIHFPAL; translated from the coding sequence TTGATCCGTTCGCTTCGGGTTCGATTGATGCTGGCGGCCACACTGTTGGCCGTTCTCTTTATGCTCGCGCTATTGCCGGCGATGCAAGGGGCGTTCAGCCTGGCGCTCAAGGATGCCATCGAGCAACGCTTGGCATCCGATGTGAGCACTCTGATCTCGGCGGCCAGGGTTGAAAAAAACCATCTGAAAATGCCGGCTCTGCTTCCGGACGAGGAACTCAACCTGCCTGACAGCAGGATGCTCGGCTATATCTATGACCGCGAGGGCCATCTGGTCTGGCGCTCGCGGGCCACGCAAGAAGAATCCATAAACTACAAACCACGCTACGACGGGCGTGGTAACGAGTTTGCGAGTATTCGCGAAGACAATGGCGAAGAGTTTTTTGTCTACGATGTCGAGGTCAAGTTGCTCGGTGGCAAAAGTGCGGCTTTCAGTTTTGTAGCCCTGCAACCGATGCGTGAATACAACCTGACGCTGGCCGGGCTGCAAGAAAACCTCTATATGGGGTTTGGCGCAGCCTTGGGTGTGCTACTGGCACTGCTCTGGATTGGATTGACTTGGGGGTTACGTGCCTTGCGACGTTTGAGTCAGGAGTTGGACCAGATTGAAACCGGCGAGCGCGATAGCCTCAGCGAACAACATCCCCGCGAACTGTTGCGTCTGACCGGCTCATTAAACCGCTTGCTGCAAAGTGAGCGCGAGCAGCGTACCCGTTACCGCGATTCTCTTGACGATCTGGCCCACAGTCTGAAAACCCCGCTGGCGGTGTTGCAAGGGGTCAGTGAAAGCATGGCCCAGCGCCCGGAGGATCGTGAGCAGGCCTGGGTGCTGCAAAACCAGATCGAGCGCATGAACCAGCAAATCAGCTACCAGTTGCAGCGCGCCAGCTTGCGCAAGAGCGGTCTGGTGCGTCATCAGGTGGAACTGCTGCCGGTGGTTGAAAGCCTGTGCAACACCCTGGACAAGGTATACCGCGACAAACAGGTCAAGGTCAGCTGTGACATACCGCCTCTGAGCCATGTACCCATTGAACAGAATGCGCTGCTGGAGTTACTGGGTAACTTGCTGGAAAACGCCTATCGGTTGTGTCTTGGACAAGTTCGCATCAGCCTGCATCGCAACGCTCACGGGGTTGAAGTCTGCGTTGAAGACGATGGCCCCGGCGTCCCTCCTGATCAGCGCGCCCGCATCTTGCGCCGTGGTGAACGTCTGGATCGCCAGCATCCCGGGCAAGGTATCGGGCTGGCAGTGGTCAAGGACATCATCGAAAGCTACGACGCTATACTGACTCTGGATGACTCGTCGCTGGGCGGGGCGGCATTCCGGATTCATTTTCCGGCGTTGTGA
- a CDS encoding dicarboxylate/amino acid:cation symporter has translation MTTRQPLYKSLYLQVIVAIAIGILLGHYYPETGVALKPLGDGFIKLIKMVIAPIIFCTVVSGIAGMQSMKSVGKTGGYALLYFEVVSTIALLIGLVVVNVVQPGAGMHIDVATLDASKVAAYVTAGADQSIVGFILNVIPSTIVGAFANGDILQVLMFSVIFGFALHRLGAYGKPVLDFIDRFAHVMFNIINMIMKLAPLGALGAMAFTIGAYGVGSLVQLGQLMICFYITCVLFVLVVLGSIARAHGFSVLKLIRYIREELLIVLGTSSSESALPRMLVKMERLGAKKSVVGLVIPTGYSFNLDGTSIYLTMAAVFIAQATDTHMDITHQITLLLVLLLSSKGAAGVTGSGFIVLAATLSAVGHLPVAGLALILGIDRFMSEARALTNLIGNAVATLVVAKWVKELDEDKLQIELNSGGSPLNDMRPADDLGVAEGPAPELSK, from the coding sequence ATGACGACTCGTCAGCCACTGTACAAATCCCTGTATTTGCAAGTGATCGTAGCGATTGCTATCGGTATTTTGCTGGGCCATTACTACCCGGAAACCGGCGTAGCGCTCAAACCCTTGGGTGATGGCTTCATCAAACTGATCAAGATGGTTATCGCGCCAATTATTTTCTGTACGGTGGTGAGCGGTATCGCCGGTATGCAGAGCATGAAGTCGGTCGGCAAGACCGGTGGTTATGCCTTGCTCTACTTTGAAGTGGTATCAACCATCGCCCTGTTGATCGGGCTGGTTGTGGTGAACGTGGTTCAACCGGGCGCGGGCATGCACATTGATGTGGCTACCCTGGACGCCTCCAAAGTAGCGGCCTATGTGACTGCCGGTGCGGACCAGAGCATCGTTGGCTTCATCCTTAACGTGATCCCTTCGACCATCGTGGGCGCGTTTGCCAACGGCGACATCCTGCAAGTGCTGATGTTCTCGGTGATCTTCGGTTTCGCTCTGCACCGCTTGGGTGCTTACGGCAAGCCGGTGCTGGACTTCATCGATCGCTTCGCCCACGTGATGTTCAACATCATCAACATGATCATGAAATTGGCGCCCCTGGGTGCGCTGGGTGCCATGGCCTTCACCATCGGTGCCTACGGTGTGGGTTCGCTGGTGCAGTTGGGTCAGTTGATGATCTGTTTCTACATCACGTGCGTGTTGTTCGTACTGGTCGTTCTGGGCAGCATCGCTCGTGCTCACGGCTTCAGCGTACTCAAGCTGATTCGCTACATACGTGAAGAACTGCTGATCGTCCTGGGCACCTCCTCGTCCGAATCGGCCCTGCCACGCATGCTGGTGAAGATGGAGCGTCTGGGCGCGAAGAAGTCGGTTGTGGGTCTGGTCATTCCGACCGGCTACTCGTTCAACCTTGATGGCACCTCGATCTACCTGACCATGGCTGCAGTGTTTATTGCCCAGGCAACTGACACGCACATGGACATCACCCACCAGATCACTCTGCTGCTGGTGTTGTTGCTGTCGTCCAAAGGCGCCGCTGGCGTCACCGGTAGTGGCTTTATCGTGCTGGCTGCGACCTTGTCGGCTGTAGGCCACTTGCCGGTTGCCGGTCTGGCGCTGATCCTGGGTATCGACCGCTTCATGTCCGAAGCCCGTGCCCTGACCAACCTGATTGGTAACGCGGTCGCCACGCTGGTGGTTGCCAAGTGGGTCAAAGAACTGGACGAAGACAAGCTCCAGATCGAGCTCAACTCCGGTGGTAGCCCGTTGAATGACATGCGTCCTGCCGACGATCTGGGGGTGGCTGAAGGCCCGGCCCCGGAGCTGTCGAAGTAA
- a CDS encoding sigma-54-dependent transcriptional regulator: MLNSVIVVDDEASIRSAVEQWLSLSGFNVQLFSCAEDCLNQLPAHFAGVIVSDVRMPGMGGLALLTRLQQLDPDLPVILLTGHGDVPMAVEAMRDGAYDFLEKPFSPEALLSSLGRALEKRQLVLENRLLHEQADLRQQIDGRLLGVSRSLQTLRRQVIELAPLPVNVLIRGETGSGKELVARCLHDFGPRADKPFVALNCAAIPEQLFEAELFGHESGAFTGAQGKRIGKLEYADGGTLFLDEIESMPLPQQAKLLRVLQEQKLERLGSNQSIKVDLRVIAATKPDLLEEARAGRFREDLAYRLTVAELRLAPLRERREDIALLYQYFSHTAAERLGRTPRPLSGPQLSRLFSHDWPGNVRELANVAERDVLGLSEPQFEDINAGQSLVAQQEAFEAQCLRAALTRHKGDIKAVLNELQLPRRTLNEKMQRHGLVREAFTQPL, encoded by the coding sequence ATGCTCAATTCGGTGATCGTGGTCGATGATGAGGCCAGCATTCGCAGTGCCGTTGAACAATGGTTGAGCCTCAGCGGTTTTAACGTTCAGTTGTTCAGTTGCGCGGAAGATTGCCTGAACCAGTTGCCCGCACATTTCGCCGGAGTGATTGTCAGTGATGTGCGCATGCCGGGGATGGGTGGCCTGGCCCTGTTGACCCGCTTGCAGCAGCTGGACCCGGACCTGCCGGTCATTCTCCTGACCGGGCATGGCGATGTGCCAATGGCGGTCGAAGCCATGCGTGACGGGGCTTATGACTTTCTGGAAAAGCCTTTCAGCCCCGAAGCGTTACTGAGTAGCCTTGGCCGCGCGCTGGAAAAGCGCCAGCTGGTACTGGAAAATCGTCTGTTGCACGAACAGGCAGACCTGCGCCAGCAGATCGACGGGCGCCTGCTCGGCGTGTCCCGCAGCCTGCAAACCTTGCGCCGCCAGGTGATCGAACTGGCACCGCTGCCGGTCAACGTGCTGATCCGCGGCGAAACCGGCAGCGGCAAGGAGCTGGTCGCCCGCTGCCTGCATGACTTTGGCCCACGGGCCGATAAACCTTTTGTCGCGCTCAATTGCGCGGCGATCCCCGAACAATTGTTCGAGGCCGAATTGTTCGGTCACGAAAGTGGCGCGTTCACCGGCGCACAGGGCAAACGTATCGGCAAACTGGAGTATGCCGATGGCGGCACCTTGTTTCTGGATGAAATCGAAAGCATGCCCCTGCCTCAGCAAGCCAAATTGCTGAGGGTGCTGCAGGAGCAAAAACTCGAGCGCCTGGGCTCCAACCAGAGCATCAAGGTTGATTTGCGGGTGATTGCCGCCACCAAGCCCGACTTGCTCGAAGAAGCCCGTGCCGGGCGTTTTCGCGAAGACCTGGCCTATCGCCTCACAGTGGCCGAGCTGCGCCTGGCACCTCTGCGCGAACGCCGTGAAGATATTGCGCTGTTGTACCAGTACTTTTCCCACACCGCGGCCGAACGCCTGGGGCGCACCCCGCGGCCACTCAGCGGGCCACAGCTGTCACGCCTGTTCAGCCACGACTGGCCTGGCAACGTGCGCGAACTGGCCAACGTTGCGGAGCGTGACGTCCTGGGCCTGAGCGAACCGCAGTTTGAAGACATCAATGCTGGCCAGTCACTCGTGGCGCAGCAGGAAGCCTTTGAAGCGCAATGCCTGCGGGCCGCCCTCACCCGGCATAAAGGCGACATCAAGGCGGTGCTCAACGAACTGCAACTGCCACGCCGCACCCTGAATGAAAAAATGCAGCGTCATGGACTGGTACGTGAGGCATTCACCCAACCTCTGTAG
- a CDS encoding SprT family zinc-dependent metalloprotease, with translation MPELLNTRVEDCFQQAEVFFKRPFKRPVVSLKLRGQKAGVAHLHENLLRFNPQLYRENSEDFLKQTVAHEVAHLIAHQLFGDRITPHGEEWQLIMRGVYELPPNRCHTYAIKRRSVTRYIYRCPCPNSDFAFSAQRHGLVKQGRGYLCRRCRNTLVFSGETRVE, from the coding sequence ATGCCCGAGTTGCTCAATACCCGCGTCGAAGACTGTTTCCAACAAGCCGAAGTATTTTTCAAACGCCCTTTCAAACGCCCCGTAGTCAGCCTCAAGCTGCGTGGACAAAAAGCCGGTGTCGCGCATTTGCACGAAAACCTGCTGCGCTTCAATCCACAGCTGTACCGCGAAAACAGCGAAGACTTCCTCAAGCAGACTGTCGCTCACGAAGTCGCGCATTTGATCGCCCACCAGCTGTTTGGCGACCGCATCACGCCCCATGGCGAAGAATGGCAATTGATCATGCGCGGAGTGTACGAACTGCCGCCCAATCGCTGTCATACCTATGCCATCAAGCGCCGTAGCGTCACGCGCTACATCTACCGCTGCCCTTGCCCGAACAGCGATTTTGCGTTTTCAGCCCAACGCCATGGACTGGTCAAGCAAGGCCGCGGCTATCTGTGCCGTCGCTGCCGAAACACCCTGGTGTTCAGCGGTGAAACCCGAGTCGAATAA
- a CDS encoding 4'-phosphopantetheinyl transferase family protein yields the protein MNRLPALPACCTPLRDEWPLPQALPGCVWFSTGFNPAQFTPDDFARSAIEIPASIQRSVAKRQTEFLAGRVCARAALLQLDGTRAIPPIGEDRAPIWPAHISGAITHSHGTAAAIVALKSEWQGLGMDLENMLSTERAQRLAREILTPDELQAMADGSVEDISLLVTLTFSVKESLFKALFPLVQKRFYFEHAQVLSWTREGHVRLRLLTDLSPEWHEGRELDAQFGLYQGQLLSVVAIRAAHDLPPCR from the coding sequence ATGAACCGACTCCCCGCATTGCCTGCCTGCTGCACCCCCCTGCGTGACGAATGGCCCTTGCCCCAAGCGCTGCCCGGCTGCGTGTGGTTCAGCACCGGTTTCAACCCCGCCCAATTCACGCCTGACGATTTTGCGCGCAGTGCCATTGAGATCCCCGCAAGTATTCAACGCTCTGTGGCCAAACGCCAAACCGAATTTCTGGCCGGCCGAGTGTGCGCCCGCGCCGCTTTGCTGCAGTTGGACGGCACCCGCGCCATTCCGCCGATAGGCGAAGATCGCGCCCCGATATGGCCAGCACACATCAGCGGGGCAATCACACACAGCCATGGCACAGCGGCTGCCATTGTTGCGCTTAAAAGCGAGTGGCAAGGGTTGGGCATGGACTTGGAAAACATGCTCAGTACCGAGCGCGCCCAGCGTCTGGCCAGGGAGATCCTCACTCCTGATGAGCTTCAGGCCATGGCTGACGGGTCTGTTGAAGACATTTCGCTGCTGGTGACGCTGACTTTTTCGGTCAAGGAAAGCCTGTTCAAGGCGCTCTTCCCTTTGGTGCAAAAACGCTTTTACTTTGAGCATGCGCAAGTGCTGAGCTGGACACGGGAAGGCCATGTGCGCCTGCGTCTGCTCACTGACCTGTCGCCTGAATGGCATGAGGGCCGTGAGCTGGATGCGCAGTTCGGCCTGTATCAAGGGCAATTGCTGAGTGTGGTGGCGATCAGGGCTGCACACGACTTGCCACCATGCCGGTAA
- a CDS encoding MFS transporter translates to MDNSSTLPAGSAAASPKVKTTSSRIKSIFSGSVGNMVEWYDWYVYAAFSLYFAKAFFPKGDTTAQLLNTAAIFAVGFLMRPIGGWLMGLYADRKGRKAALMASVLLMCFGSLLIALSPGYETIGVWAPVLLVFARLLQGLSVGGEYGTSATYLSEMATKERRGFFSSFQYVTLISGQLIALGVLIVLQQTLTEEQLYSWGWRIPFVIGALCAVVALYLRRGMEETESFKKVKTEPKESAMRTLMRHPKELMTVVGLTMGGTLAFYTYTTYMQKYLVNTVGMSISDSTTISAATLFLFMCIQPLVGGLSDKVGRRPILIAFGVLGTLFTVPILTTLHTITTWWGAFFLIMAALIIVSGYTSINAVVKAELFPTEIRALGVGLPYALTVSIFGGTAEYIALWFKSAGMETGYYWYVTACIACSLLVYVTMKDTRKHSRIETD, encoded by the coding sequence ATGGATAACTCAAGCACCCTGCCTGCCGGGTCAGCTGCTGCAAGCCCGAAAGTGAAGACCACCTCCAGCCGTATCAAATCCATCTTCAGCGGTTCCGTCGGCAACATGGTCGAATGGTACGACTGGTATGTTTACGCCGCTTTCTCGCTGTACTTCGCCAAAGCCTTTTTCCCGAAAGGCGACACCACTGCCCAATTGCTCAACACCGCCGCGATCTTCGCCGTCGGCTTTTTGATGCGTCCGATCGGCGGCTGGCTGATGGGCCTGTACGCTGACCGCAAAGGCCGTAAAGCCGCGCTCATGGCTTCGGTATTGCTGATGTGCTTCGGCTCGCTGCTGATTGCCCTGTCACCCGGCTACGAAACCATCGGCGTCTGGGCACCGGTCCTGCTGGTCTTCGCCCGCTTGCTCCAAGGTTTGTCGGTCGGTGGCGAGTACGGCACCTCGGCGACCTATCTCAGCGAAATGGCGACCAAGGAGCGTCGCGGTTTCTTCTCCAGCTTCCAGTACGTGACCCTGATCTCGGGCCAGCTCATCGCGCTGGGCGTGTTGATCGTGCTGCAGCAAACGCTTACCGAAGAGCAGCTGTATAGCTGGGGCTGGCGGATTCCGTTCGTGATCGGCGCCCTGTGCGCAGTGGTCGCGCTGTACCTGCGTCGCGGTATGGAAGAGACCGAGTCTTTCAAAAAGGTCAAAACCGAACCGAAAGAAAGCGCCATGCGCACCCTGATGCGTCATCCAAAAGAGTTGATGACCGTTGTCGGCCTGACCATGGGCGGGACGCTGGCGTTCTACACCTACACCACCTACATGCAGAAATACCTGGTGAACACGGTCGGGATGAGCATCTCCGACTCCACCACTATTTCCGCTGCCACGCTGTTCCTGTTCATGTGTATCCAGCCCCTGGTGGGCGGCCTGTCGGACAAGGTAGGCCGACGCCCGATCCTTATCGCCTTCGGTGTGCTGGGCACCCTGTTCACCGTGCCGATCCTGACCACACTGCACACCATCACCACGTGGTGGGGGGCGTTTTTCCTGATCATGGCGGCGTTGATCATTGTCAGCGGTTACACCTCGATCAACGCTGTAGTGAAGGCTGAGCTGTTCCCGACCGAAATTCGCGCCCTGGGCGTAGGCCTGCCTTACGCACTGACGGTCTCGATCTTCGGCGGCACTGCTGAATACATTGCCCTGTGGTTCAAAAGTGCAGGTATGGAAACCGGCTACTACTGGTACGTGACAGCTTGTATCGCCTGTTCGCTGCTGGTGTATGTGACGATGAAAGACACCCGCAAACACTCGCGGATCGAGACTGACTAA
- a CDS encoding Yip1 family protein, whose translation MIHHVVGLFTHPDQEWREIRGDAEESIGHMYFTHTLILAAIPAISAFIGTTRVGWSIGSRAAVMLTTDSALWMTLMSYIAMLAGVGVMGAFIHWMARTYDAQPSMARCIAFATYTATPLFIGGLAALYPHMWLGMLVGTAAICYTVYLLYVGLPTFMNIDPDEGFLFSSSVLAVGLVVLVAIMAFTVIIWGLGVGPIYTN comes from the coding sequence ATGATCCATCACGTTGTAGGGCTTTTCACCCACCCTGATCAAGAGTGGCGTGAAATACGTGGCGATGCAGAAGAAAGCATTGGCCATATGTACTTCACGCACACACTTATTCTGGCCGCCATACCGGCCATTTCAGCGTTTATTGGCACCACCCGGGTCGGCTGGTCCATCGGCAGCCGTGCAGCGGTGATGCTGACAACCGACAGCGCGCTGTGGATGACCTTGATGTCTTACATAGCGATGCTGGCAGGCGTAGGTGTAATGGGCGCCTTTATCCACTGGATGGCACGTACTTACGATGCTCAACCGAGCATGGCGCGTTGTATCGCCTTTGCCACCTATACCGCCACACCCCTGTTTATCGGGGGGCTGGCAGCTCTGTATCCGCATATGTGGCTGGGCATGTTGGTCGGTACCGCAGCCATTTGTTACACCGTGTACTTGTTGTACGTCGGCTTGCCGACCTTTATGAACATCGACCCGGATGAAGGCTTTTTGTTTTCCAGTTCAGTACTGGCAGTCGGCCTGGTGGTGTTGGTGGCGATCATGGCATTTACCGTGATCATCTGGGGCCTGGGCGTAGGACCAATCTATACAAACTGA
- a CDS encoding flavin reductase family protein: protein MHDDIHFYEPSKGHGLPHDPFNAIVGPRPIGWISSQDAQGRLNLAPYSFFNAFNYIPPIIGFSSVGRKDSLNNIEQTGEFVWNLATRPLAEAMNQSCAMVAPEVNEFELAGLTTAASRIVSVPRVAETPVSFECKVTQIIQLQRADKELVPSWLILGEVVAVHIARHLLKDGIYDTAAAEPILRGGGPADYFQLGPEALFKMHRPR, encoded by the coding sequence ATGCATGACGACATCCATTTCTACGAACCGTCCAAGGGCCACGGCCTCCCCCATGATCCGTTCAACGCCATCGTCGGGCCGCGGCCGATCGGCTGGATTTCGTCGCAGGATGCCCAGGGCCGGCTGAACCTTGCGCCCTACAGCTTTTTCAATGCGTTCAACTACATCCCGCCAATCATCGGGTTTAGCAGTGTGGGCCGCAAAGACAGCCTCAATAACATCGAGCAAACCGGCGAGTTCGTCTGGAACCTGGCTACCCGGCCTTTGGCCGAGGCGATGAACCAGAGCTGCGCGATGGTCGCGCCAGAGGTCAATGAGTTCGAACTGGCAGGGTTGACGACTGCGGCCTCACGCATTGTGAGTGTGCCCCGGGTGGCTGAAACCCCGGTGTCGTTCGAGTGCAAGGTGACGCAAATCATCCAGCTGCAACGGGCAGATAAAGAACTAGTGCCAAGCTGGCTGATTCTGGGAGAAGTGGTGGCGGTACATATCGCCAGACATCTGCTTAAAGACGGGATTTACGATACCGCCGCCGCTGAACCCATTTTACGCGGCGGCGGCCCGGCGGATTACTTCCAGCTGGGGCCTGAGGCATTGTTCAAAATGCATCGCCCCCGCTAA
- a CDS encoding ATP-binding protein has protein sequence MPVTSRALHLALYCALILAGAAVAGGWAMHKAEQHALEESVRRGPEQLSLYANSLHTLIERYRALPAVLALDSELVEALSAPITPKVQAALNQKLERINGAAQSSTLELLDRTGLAVAASNWNTSNSYVGHNYGFRPYFSQTRSQGSGRFYAVGVTSGIPGYFLSSAVLDANGQFSGAMVVKLEFPQLEREWNHGNDTLLVSDARGIVFIANQPGWRYRMLRPLNDSDRSEISITRQYHNQPLTLLKTRTLRSFAENSFLTRVDAPNGPADYLWESLPLSAEGWTLHLLRRPVVAAEDSRNAALAAIGLWLTLVFSGLFLLQRWRLGRLRQRNREELEQLVEARTRDLRTAQDGLVQSAKLAALGQMSAALAHEINQPLTAQRMQLASLRLLLDHGRIDDAYKALVPLEQMLTRMAALTGHLKTYARQSPSGLRERLDLAAVVDQSLQLLEPRLKDEEIDLQIDLVRPAWVRGDAIRLEQVLINLLRNALDAMRDKSRKLLHIRIEADQQLWKLTVSDSGGGISEEHLGKVFDPFFTTKPVGDGLGLGLAVSYAIVHEIGGRLTACNQADGALFTLTLPIAQES, from the coding sequence ATGCCGGTAACCTCTCGTGCCCTGCATCTGGCGCTGTACTGCGCGTTGATTCTGGCCGGAGCCGCGGTAGCTGGCGGCTGGGCCATGCATAAGGCTGAGCAGCATGCTCTGGAAGAAAGCGTGCGGCGTGGCCCCGAGCAACTGAGCCTGTATGCCAATTCGCTGCATACCCTGATTGAGCGTTATCGGGCTTTACCCGCCGTGCTGGCGCTGGATTCCGAACTGGTCGAAGCCCTGAGTGCTCCCATCACCCCTAAAGTGCAAGCAGCGCTCAATCAAAAACTCGAACGCATCAATGGCGCGGCACAGTCCTCGACTCTGGAGCTGCTCGACAGGACCGGACTGGCGGTGGCAGCCAGCAACTGGAACACCTCCAACAGTTATGTGGGCCATAACTATGGCTTTCGACCTTACTTCAGCCAGACCCGCAGCCAGGGCTCCGGACGTTTTTATGCGGTGGGCGTGACCAGCGGCATTCCGGGGTATTTTCTGTCCAGTGCGGTACTCGATGCCAACGGTCAATTCTCCGGGGCGATGGTGGTCAAGCTGGAGTTCCCGCAGCTGGAGCGGGAGTGGAATCACGGTAACGACACACTGCTGGTCAGCGATGCCCGGGGCATTGTGTTCATTGCCAATCAGCCGGGCTGGCGTTACCGCATGCTGCGGCCGCTGAATGACAGTGATCGCAGCGAAATATCCATCACCCGCCAGTATCACAACCAGCCGCTGACGCTGCTCAAAACCCGCACCTTGCGCAGTTTTGCCGAAAACAGCTTTCTGACCCGCGTCGACGCCCCCAATGGTCCGGCAGATTACTTGTGGGAATCTTTACCGCTAAGCGCTGAAGGCTGGACCTTGCACCTGTTACGACGCCCTGTGGTCGCAGCTGAGGACAGCCGCAATGCCGCCCTCGCGGCCATCGGCCTGTGGTTGACGCTGGTATTTTCGGGCCTGTTTTTACTTCAGCGCTGGCGCCTGGGCCGTTTGCGCCAGCGTAATCGTGAAGAACTGGAGCAACTGGTAGAAGCCCGCACCCGGGATTTGCGCACCGCCCAGGATGGCCTGGTGCAATCGGCCAAGCTCGCGGCGCTGGGGCAAATGTCGGCGGCGCTGGCCCATGAAATCAATCAACCGTTAACCGCTCAGCGCATGCAGCTGGCCTCCTTGCGCCTGTTGCTCGATCACGGCCGGATCGACGATGCCTATAAAGCACTGGTGCCTCTGGAGCAAATGCTGACGCGTATGGCCGCCCTCACCGGCCACCTCAAAACCTACGCCCGACAAAGCCCAAGCGGTTTGCGCGAACGACTTGATCTGGCCGCCGTAGTGGATCAATCCCTACAGTTGCTCGAACCGCGTCTGAAAGACGAAGAGATTGATTTACAGATTGATCTGGTGCGCCCGGCATGGGTACGGGGCGATGCCATTCGCCTGGAGCAGGTGTTGATCAACCTGCTGCGCAACGCACTGGATGCCATGCGCGATAAATCGCGCAAGCTTCTGCACATCCGCATCGAAGCAGATCAGCAGCTATGGAAACTGACCGTCAGCGACAGCGGTGGCGGAATCAGCGAGGAGCATCTGGGCAAAGTATTCGATCCTTTTTTCACCACCAAACCCGTGGGAGACGGTTTAGGCCTGGGGCTGGCGGTGTCTTACGCTATTGTTCACGAAATCGGTGGTCGCCTGACTGCCTGCAATCAGGCTGATGGCGCGCTCTTCACGCTGACGCTGCCCATCGCACAGGAATCTTGA